A section of the Streptomyces agglomeratus genome encodes:
- a CDS encoding DUF3105 domain-containing protein yields the protein MTQDQQQYETSSGKPGGCKVQLKRRLWALTTAVAVAGAVVVGVTAIASAHDGPHTVRVAAKSIDPDKARVPGEQTYRILQRHHVLGPVDYSGGPTPPVGGPHHPTWQNANGDVYDRPLRNEHAVHSLEHGVVWVTYAENAPRSVVNAFRKKVEGVPYRMMSPVPGQGAPVKLTAWGRQLAVTSAHDPRVDQFFDAYIQGPQAPEPEGPVTGGKATP from the coding sequence ATGACACAGGATCAGCAGCAGTACGAGACTTCGAGCGGTAAGCCCGGGGGCTGTAAGGTCCAGCTCAAGCGGCGGCTGTGGGCGTTGACCACGGCCGTAGCGGTCGCTGGCGCCGTGGTCGTCGGGGTCACAGCGATCGCCTCGGCCCACGATGGGCCCCACACCGTCCGCGTGGCCGCGAAAAGCATCGACCCCGACAAGGCCCGTGTCCCCGGAGAGCAGACTTACCGCATCCTGCAGCGCCACCATGTGCTTGGTCCGGTCGACTACTCTGGCGGCCCGACCCCGCCCGTAGGCGGCCCTCATCATCCGACCTGGCAGAACGCCAACGGTGACGTCTACGACCGGCCGCTGCGCAACGAACACGCGGTGCACTCTCTGGAGCACGGCGTCGTGTGGGTGACATACGCCGAGAATGCACCGCGGAGTGTCGTGAACGCGTTCCGAAAGAAGGTCGAGGGCGTGCCCTATCGGATGATGAGTCCGGTCCCCGGCCAGGGCGCTCCGGTCAAGTTGACCGCCTGGGGCCGCCAGTTGGCCGTCACGTCTGCCCACGACCCGCGGGTGGACCAATTTTTCGACGCGTACATCCAGGGGCCGCAGGCACCCGAGCCGGAAGGGCCCGTCACCGGCGGCAAGGCGACCCCTTGA
- a CDS encoding lamin tail domain-containing protein, producing MSASSARRLAATVLAAGAIVSAAALPAVAHDRDGDRQQRTSVEISAVQANSPGPDTRSNRSLNREWIEITNSHRRAVNLDGWTLRDRDGNRYRFDHVRLAGRATVRIHTGVGRDTDTDLYMDRHHYMWDNRSDTATLRNDHGRVVDTESWGRGGHHRG from the coding sequence ATGTCTGCTTCTTCCGCCCGCCGTCTGGCCGCTACCGTTCTCGCGGCCGGTGCCATCGTTTCCGCCGCCGCCCTGCCGGCCGTGGCCCATGACCGTGACGGGGACCGGCAGCAGCGTACGAGCGTCGAGATCAGCGCCGTCCAGGCCAACAGCCCCGGCCCCGACACCCGCTCGAACCGGTCGCTGAACCGCGAGTGGATCGAGATCACCAACAGCCACCGGCGCGCGGTGAACCTGGACGGCTGGACCCTGCGCGACCGTGACGGCAACCGCTACCGCTTCGACCACGTCCGCCTCGCCGGCCGGGCAACGGTCCGGATCCACACCGGTGTCGGCCGCGACACGGACACCGACCTCTACATGGACCGCCACCACTACATGTGGGACAACCGCTCCGACACCGCCACCCTGCGCAACGACCACGGCCGCGTCGTCGACACCGAGTCCTGGGGCCGCGGCGGACACCACCGCGGCTGA
- a CDS encoding acyltransferase family protein, with the protein MPPTPAPSVWLPSLTGLRFVAAAVVFVVHAVYGKAREEGGWPPAGLFLTGTAAVSLFFVLSGFVLTLSARGPGTARSFWRRRFARLFPSHLVVLAALMLLMRGAGVAWPGDGLPNTPPPSLLGDLSNALLLNTLVPLPQFLFAGNPVTWSLACELLFYLLFPWLFPLVSRIPSQWLPAVAVGAVAAVWAVPTGSLWLGGPPLPQDFVDGSLTGLQMWCVYSFPLCQLPQFILGMILARMHADGVAVRFGVVPSAALLGVCLVTGLAVLPRPFLFAAATIIPVALLVRAVASLDACGAKSWLRTQPLVFLGDLTYGFYLLHAAGLAVVMHYWGGWSVVGTVAAFLLTVSASWLLHVLVERPCYRRLAVARDRPGRREAQLAECPATERVAT; encoded by the coding sequence ATGCCACCCACCCCCGCTCCTTCTGTTTGGCTGCCCTCGCTGACCGGTTTGAGATTCGTTGCAGCTGCAGTGGTGTTCGTGGTCCACGCTGTGTATGGGAAGGCCAGAGAGGAGGGCGGTTGGCCGCCGGCTGGTCTCTTCCTTACAGGGACGGCCGCCGTTTCGCTCTTCTTCGTACTCAGTGGCTTTGTGCTGACCCTCTCGGCACGTGGACCGGGTACGGCTCGTTCCTTTTGGCGGCGGCGGTTCGCGAGGCTCTTCCCCAGCCATCTGGTCGTATTGGCGGCCCTCATGCTTCTCATGCGAGGGGCGGGCGTTGCCTGGCCCGGTGACGGCTTGCCGAACACGCCGCCCCCTTCCTTGCTGGGCGACCTGTCCAACGCCCTCTTGCTCAACACTCTGGTTCCACTGCCGCAGTTCCTCTTCGCCGGCAATCCTGTGACCTGGTCGCTCGCCTGCGAGCTGCTGTTCTACCTGCTGTTTCCGTGGCTCTTTCCGCTGGTTTCGCGGATCCCCTCACAGTGGCTGCCAGCCGTGGCTGTGGGCGCTGTGGCGGCGGTGTGGGCCGTCCCCACCGGGTCGCTGTGGCTCGGCGGGCCGCCTCTGCCGCAGGATTTCGTGGACGGCTCTCTCACCGGGCTCCAGATGTGGTGCGTGTACTCGTTCCCGTTGTGCCAACTGCCGCAGTTCATCCTGGGCATGATCCTGGCCAGAATGCACGCTGATGGAGTCGCTGTCCGGTTCGGCGTCGTGCCCTCCGCCGCGCTGCTGGGCGTGTGCCTGGTGACGGGTCTTGCGGTGCTGCCCCGGCCGTTTCTCTTCGCCGCGGCCACGATCATCCCGGTGGCATTGCTCGTTCGGGCTGTGGCTTCGCTGGACGCATGTGGGGCCAAATCCTGGCTGCGCACCCAGCCCTTGGTGTTCCTCGGCGACCTGACGTACGGCTTTTACCTGCTCCATGCGGCCGGGCTGGCGGTGGTCATGCACTACTGGGGTGGGTGGTCGGTGGTGGGTACTGTGGCCGCGTTCCTGCTGACCGTGTCGGCATCTTGGCTACTGCATGTTCTGGTCGAACGGCCCTGCTACCGGCGTTTGGCTGTCGCACGGGACCGGCCCGGCCGCCGAGAAGCACAACTTGCGGAATGCCCTGCTACCGAGCGAGTCGCAACCTGA
- a CDS encoding class I SAM-dependent methyltransferase, giving the protein MQSPAPVDLTGVAETGLWTVYHRAAEAAHHDTVLPDPQAVRLVAQLDFPFRERLGPARSWVSQAIALRALAFDGAVRTFLAAHPDGTVIALGEGLETTFWRVDNGRVQWVSVDLADPLELRTRLLPQERRQVHIPCDISRDPDSRWMESVDTSRGVLVTAQGLLMYLHPSRVRKLIAACAESFPGGTMIFDTVSRRFSARCRAGRKGPGGYRLPPMPWGMDPDGHQKLQAAHPAVTAIRDVPLPVGRGITGHMLSWASGLPLLRNNRPIITSLDFRPSPSRPSA; this is encoded by the coding sequence ATGCAGTCCCCGGCCCCAGTTGATCTCACGGGAGTCGCAGAAACTGGGTTGTGGACTGTCTACCACCGGGCAGCCGAGGCGGCCCACCATGACACCGTGCTGCCCGACCCTCAAGCGGTACGGCTGGTGGCCCAGCTGGACTTCCCATTCCGCGAACGGCTCGGTCCCGCCCGATCCTGGGTGTCCCAGGCCATCGCGCTGCGAGCCCTCGCGTTCGACGGTGCAGTGCGTACGTTCCTCGCCGCACACCCCGACGGCACCGTGATCGCACTCGGCGAAGGTCTGGAGACGACATTCTGGCGGGTGGACAACGGCCGGGTGCAGTGGGTCTCCGTTGATTTGGCCGATCCACTTGAGCTGCGCACACGGCTGCTGCCGCAAGAAAGGCGGCAGGTGCACATCCCATGCGACATTAGTCGCGACCCCGACAGCCGCTGGATGGAGAGCGTAGACACCTCACGCGGCGTACTTGTCACCGCCCAGGGGCTGTTGATGTACCTGCACCCGTCGCGGGTACGCAAACTGATCGCCGCCTGCGCGGAATCCTTCCCCGGCGGCACGATGATCTTCGATACCGTCTCGCGCCGATTCAGTGCAAGGTGCCGGGCCGGTAGGAAAGGCCCAGGCGGCTACAGACTCCCCCCGATGCCCTGGGGAATGGACCCTGACGGACACCAGAAGCTGCAAGCCGCCCACCCCGCTGTCACGGCGATCCGGGACGTTCCCCTCCCTGTCGGCCGTGGAATCACAGGGCACATGCTTTCCTGGGCTTCAGGACTACCTCTCCTGCGGAATAACCGACCGATCATCACCAGCCTGGACTTTCGACCTTCGCCTTCGAGACCATCCGCCTGA
- a CDS encoding DUF2637 domain-containing protein, protein MVEQLDVHWDPAEELADLLHEAIETEATASRLPVDVAESPATEGVGTAMGGLAEITAELAPLRPSPSRRRRAPRKRRRAMRALRTTSFFLAALAAVMVSMVCVFGGMVAYDPLRHLVRHRTSAGVVGWWPLLVYGPWMVASLSILRAALHRRRAAHSWAVVLLFSTVSMLLCVAQAPHTPVDAATAALPSLAALVCFQQLVRQITLTRPPRQANPRHRDRTSPARRPADRTRTAT, encoded by the coding sequence TTGGTCGAACAGCTGGACGTGCACTGGGATCCGGCGGAAGAGCTCGCCGACCTGTTGCACGAAGCGATCGAAACCGAGGCGACCGCCAGTCGCCTACCGGTGGATGTCGCCGAATCGCCGGCCACCGAAGGCGTCGGCACTGCCATGGGGGGCCTTGCCGAGATCACCGCCGAGCTGGCTCCACTGCGCCCCTCCCCCTCTCGGCGCCGCCGCGCGCCCCGCAAGAGGAGACGGGCGATGCGAGCGCTGCGGACGACGAGCTTCTTTCTCGCCGCGCTCGCCGCTGTCATGGTTTCCATGGTCTGTGTCTTCGGCGGCATGGTCGCCTACGACCCGCTGCGCCACCTCGTCAGGCACCGCACGTCCGCAGGAGTGGTCGGGTGGTGGCCGCTACTGGTGTACGGACCGTGGATGGTCGCCTCGCTGTCGATCCTGCGCGCCGCCCTCCACCGCCGCCGCGCGGCCCACTCCTGGGCCGTCGTGCTGCTGTTCTCCACTGTGTCCATGCTCTTGTGCGTAGCTCAGGCGCCACACACGCCGGTGGACGCGGCAACCGCCGCGCTTCCCTCACTGGCCGCCCTGGTCTGCTTCCAGCAACTGGTCCGGCAAATCACCCTCACTCGGCCACCCCGCCAGGCCAACCCCCGCCACCGCGACCGCACGTCACCCGCCCGGCGCCCTGCGGATCGCACCCGGACCGCGACCTGA
- a CDS encoding DUF6000 family protein codes for MITYIERLIQQLDDSTGPSYDARAELIDIGSDAIPAIINGLPSLGGFGQLTARGSDHRRYRFRERLGDLLLPARTATPAAYSFPLARLGTHADAEILTAYLDGYLPRTGSASDQPAALGGLLRLDAHLWCLAPVAAEGRGRARCPAGSAGTASWILSAGGARRWGPTLSSVRCWPARRAQVQHDWAAAGAASVGCPRMWGQLVAAYLT; via the coding sequence ATGATCACGTACATCGAGAGACTTATCCAGCAGCTCGATGACTCGACCGGCCCGTCGTATGACGCCCGCGCAGAACTGATCGACATCGGCTCCGACGCCATCCCCGCCATCATCAACGGACTGCCCTCCCTTGGCGGCTTCGGGCAGCTGACCGCCAGGGGCTCGGACCACCGGCGCTACCGCTTCCGGGAGCGCCTTGGTGATCTCCTCCTGCCAGCGAGGACTGCTACTCCGGCAGCCTACAGTTTCCCCCTGGCCCGCCTCGGCACCCACGCCGATGCCGAGATCCTCACCGCCTACCTCGATGGCTACCTCCCTCGCACCGGCTCCGCTTCGGACCAGCCCGCCGCCCTCGGTGGCCTCCTCCGCCTCGACGCCCACCTCTGGTGCCTGGCACCGGTAGCGGCGGAGGGGCGAGGTCGAGCAAGGTGTCCGGCCGGGAGCGCGGGGACCGCGTCGTGGATCTTGTCGGCGGGCGGCGCCAGGCGTTGGGGGCCGACTCTGTCTTCCGTCCGGTGTTGGCCCGCACGTCGTGCTCAGGTGCAGCACGACTGGGCGGCAGCTGGCGCGGCCAGCGTTGGTTGCCCCCGCATGTGGGGACAGCTCGTAGCGGCCTACCTCACTTGA
- a CDS encoding CPCC family cysteine-rich protein, which yields MGSGANKVFLIEAQRNYQNFGACDQHGRQYVRPPAEDEPIDPAWRPIDSTRDSFEDWEVEDRAPWPDDRSVLCWWLPTFWRRDHP from the coding sequence ATGGGCAGCGGAGCGAACAAGGTCTTTCTGATCGAGGCTCAGCGCAACTACCAGAACTTCGGTGCCTGCGACCAGCATGGCCGCCAGTACGTCCGTCCTCCGGCCGAGGACGAGCCCATCGACCCCGCCTGGCGCCCCATCGACTCGACGCGCGACTCCTTCGAGGACTGGGAGGTCGAGGACCGCGCCCCGTGGCCCGATGACCGCTCGGTGCTCTGTTGGTGGCTCCCCACCTTCTGGCGCCGGGACCACCCATGA
- a CDS encoding antitoxin MazE7, with product MADTSVKIDDITRDRLKALADSAGMSMKDYIAKVAAEKEHEKLLDTATAAFRRVIGEPGILDRFDAEFGGLPSAAAHETQRAA from the coding sequence ATGGCAGACACCAGCGTCAAGATCGACGACATCACCAGGGACAGGCTCAAGGCTCTGGCCGACAGTGCCGGCATGTCAATGAAGGACTACATAGCCAAGGTGGCCGCTGAGAAGGAGCACGAAAAGCTGCTCGACACCGCCACGGCCGCGTTCCGCCGGGTCATCGGCGAGCCCGGCATCCTGGACCGCTTCGACGCCGAGTTCGGGGGCCTCCCGTCGGCGGCCGCGCACGAGACCCAGCGGGCGGCCTGA
- a CDS encoding toxin Doc, translating into MELLVDYRWLLARQEDILCTDLTVNDLSVLVGMAARHRVDPPRLDHSPPDAFWRAAVFLEECVLLRPLPARNEAYGYGVAVAYLKASGESVDTKYELWRDLINDIRILRLDSYGIAEHLRSFRFQH; encoded by the coding sequence GTGGAGCTGCTCGTCGATTACCGATGGCTGCTGGCCCGCCAGGAAGACATCCTCTGCACGGACCTCACGGTGAATGATCTGAGCGTGCTCGTCGGCATGGCCGCGCGACATCGCGTCGACCCGCCGAGGCTCGACCACAGCCCCCCGGACGCCTTCTGGCGGGCCGCCGTCTTCCTGGAGGAGTGCGTGCTGCTGCGCCCGCTCCCCGCCCGCAACGAGGCTTACGGCTACGGCGTCGCCGTCGCCTATTTGAAGGCGTCTGGCGAAAGCGTCGACACAAAGTACGAGCTGTGGCGCGACCTGATCAACGACATTCGCATCCTGCGCCTGGACTCGTACGGCATTGCTGAGCATCTGCGATCTTTCCGGTTCCAGCACTGA
- a CDS encoding winged helix-turn-helix domain-containing protein, which translates to MARRPRAGLVRDHAHDSQFDGQRLIVACSPDHLDELIEQVKRRPFLDDELWAGKIARVLQQHPGVVSAKELAEKTGLSQAQVRVGVKWQKLELNCWHEQCGEKGSPQDDK; encoded by the coding sequence ATGGCGCGGAGGCCTCGTGCGGGACTCGTCCGCGATCATGCCCACGACTCGCAGTTCGACGGGCAGCGTCTGATCGTCGCGTGCTCGCCCGATCATCTGGACGAGCTGATCGAACAGGTCAAGCGCCGGCCGTTCCTGGATGACGAGCTGTGGGCCGGGAAGATCGCCCGGGTGCTGCAACAGCATCCCGGGGTCGTCAGCGCGAAGGAACTGGCCGAGAAGACCGGGTTGAGCCAGGCCCAGGTCAGGGTCGGGGTGAAGTGGCAGAAGCTGGAGCTCAACTGTTGGCACGAGCAGTGCGGCGAAAAGGGCAGCCCACAGGACGACAAGTAG